The sequence ATGTAAAAGTCTGGAACAGGGGACACACAGCCGTACCCAAAGACAAGTCTCATGCTAAGAACCTGCTTGGGATGGAGGAAAAGGAATCTTACAAATGGATAGAATCATCCATTAAAAGTAAACAGGTACTTAATAAAGCCACTGAAGTTATTATTATCCAGGATCGGGAAGGCGATATTTATGAACAATTTTGCCAGATTCCAGACGATCGTACCCATTTGCTGATCAGGGCCAAAGCCAATCGCGTACTTGCCGATAAAAGCAAGCTTTTCGGGCACCTGTCACAATTACCGCTACAAGGCAGTTACGAACTCAATCTGGAAGGGGATAAAAGGAAAGGCATAAAAAAAAGGACAGCCACAATGGAGGTGCGATACAGTAAAATAACCATTGGCAGAAATCAGTATAATGACAAGAGCATGCCGCCTACAGTAACCCTTTATGCCATTGAAGCCAGAGAATCTACAGAAGGGGTCGACAATCCGATACTTTGGCGATTGCTGACCACGATGAGCGTTGAAAGCCTTGACGCAGCATTGCTTTGCATAGAATGGTATACTTGTCGATGGATTATTGAGGAAGTGTTTCGGATCTTGAAAAAAGAGGGGTTTAATATTGAGGCCAGTGAACTTGCTCAGGGTAAATCCATCAGAAAACTATGTCTGATGATGATGGAAACAATTGTTAAACTCTTCATCTTGCAAATAGCCTATAGCTCAGAAGAAGAAGTACCCCCATCCTGTTGCTTTTCTTCAGAGCAAACTCAATGTATGGAAATGCAAATGCAGCTACTGGAGGGCAAAACCGAAAAATTGAAAAACCCGTATAAACCGTCTGATTTAAAACGATTTATATGGGTTATTGGCAGATTAGGCGGATGGAAAGGCTACTCATCCGAACGAAAACCGGGAATAACTACCTTTTGGATTGGCCTCAAAAAGTTTAGCGATATTTTTCAAGGATTCATGCTTTTTAGAGATGTGTCCAAACCGTAGGGTAAACACCCGGCTTGTTATCACATTAACCAAAGTCTAAATTGTAGCTATTTAATCTCCGGCCAGTCGCAATATGCACCCTGAATCTCACCCTCATAAACCGGAACTTCACTTTTATGCGCAACAGAATACCTGAGTACAACTGGACCGTCCTGATTCATAAATGTTACGGCTAAATTCGAATGCCCTTTTTCATGAAAATAGCTTACTCCAATTGGGCATCTTCTATTTTAGCTCACTGATATATGTAAAATCATCCCGACTTACCAACGAAAGTTTGATGAGTCGAATCAGTCACTGGCCGTTAATAAGGTCAAGGCAAAAGGCAATTTGTGCATCCCTGTTTTTGTATATATCGCTTTGGGAGTCAGGTACGCTAAATCCAGGTGTTATGCCGCAATCTGGCTTGTCAGGATGATAGTTATAAATGAGCGGCAAATCAATTTCAAAATGAGAATAAGGAAGGGTCAGAAAGAAGAACTGGCCTCCATTAATACCTTGTCGATCCCCCCGGTTGTTTCGCCAACGACAGTTCCTAATTGGTTCATTTTGAAATTTCTTGCCATTTCATAACTCGCAGAACTGTTCTTTGCGTTTATCAACAAATATACTTTCCCTTTGAAAACTTTTTCTTTTGGTGTTATGTACGCACAATCGTCGTGGTCTTTCTTTTGTTCGTATAAATTCAGTTTATTAATGAAAAAATGAGTGGGATCTTTGGGTGCTTTGAATGACCTGTCCCAGGTAGACAGGTAAAGCAGTAAGCTGTCCGGTACGGTCAAAAAACGGAAACAGCGGTGGTCCGGATCATCACAACCTAATTTTTGGCGGGTAATATAGGAAAGTATATAATTACCCGTATTATCCCCTCCCTCATTATTACGAATATCAATGATGAGGGTGCTGACTTTTGCTTTTGACATCACATCTGCAAATATGCTGTCGACATACTTCCTGGTATTAAAGGGACTGTTCCAGAAGGCAAATGGTAAACCATCGAGCATCCCCATATCCCTTTCTGATGATTTATATCAAAAAAGACGTATAGACTGTTAATAACATGTGCAGATGTTTCCATTGATAAAATGTAATAGAGTTGAGCGGGTAACTATTTTTGCCGTTAAATAAATAGTTATGCCACATTACATTTGCAGCAATCCATTTCTTCGTTTAAATGAAGGTATTGAGACCATGATGTATCATAGTGACAGCCCTCGTTATTTTTCATGTTTTTAGTTTTCTTACATTTGTACAAACTCATACTATGAAATTTAATAAACTACTACTGTTTTTGTGCTGTATGCCCTTAACAGCACTCTATGCCCAGAAAACAAACAAGATTGACAGTGTTGGTAATGTTGGTATTGGTACAACTACTCCTGCAAACACTTTAAATGTTTATCCTGCTGGTAGAGGTGGTATTTTAATTGGTAACCCAAATATAGGTTCCGGGGGGTATACAAATCTTCAACTCCTGACTTCATCAGACCAAGGCGGTTTTGGCGTTATCCAGGCAGTCTCAAGTGCAGGTAGTACCTTGGGAAATATCGTTATGAATTCGAAGGGTGGAAACGTGGGTATAGGCGATTCTGTGCCCAGCACTAAATTGAGTGTGGCTGGAAATATTTTGGCCACCGACCTTGAGTTAGGAAGGGCCGGTGTTGAAAATTACCCATACATTGACTTTCACTATTACACCGGCACTACGCAGGATTATAATGTGAGGATCCAAAATGTATTGGATAAGTATCTTATATTTTCTGCTCTTAATGGTGATATCATTATGCCTGTGCAGGGAACACTTAGCGCAAAGAAAATTAAAGTATCCACTTCCGGTTGGCCTGATTATGTATTCAGTAAGCAGTATGAATTACCGACGCTTGCTTCAGTAAAGAGTTATATTGAGCAAAATCAGCATCTGCCAAATGTACCTTCTGCTGAGGAGGTGGAAGAGAATGGACAGGATCTGGGAGAGATGAATAAGGTGTTGTTGAGAAAAGTAGAGGAGCTGACGCTTTATTTGATTGAACAGCAGAAAGTGAATGAGGAGTTGAATAGAAGGTTGGTTGCGTTGGAGAATAAATAGACGGAATAAAGAATTGTATTCAA is a genomic window of Chitinophaga sp. LS1 containing:
- a CDS encoding IS4 family transposase, which translates into the protein MQTRYLEDLKDKRLLNRGNSILNRLFCNSVHSIRQLATNDSEAKAFYRFLQNDHVSEADIIRNMSSNCQSCVIGRPVLCIQDSSEINLYDHHNRIKKDSYIGLTNGTESGLGFFIHPSFIIDAETFMPYGFANVKVWNRGHTAVPKDKSHAKNLLGMEEKESYKWIESSIKSKQVLNKATEVIIIQDREGDIYEQFCQIPDDRTHLLIRAKANRVLADKSKLFGHLSQLPLQGSYELNLEGDKRKGIKKRTATMEVRYSKITIGRNQYNDKSMPPTVTLYAIEARESTEGVDNPILWRLLTTMSVESLDAALLCIEWYTCRWIIEEVFRILKKEGFNIEASELAQGKSIRKLCLMMMETIVKLFILQIAYSSEEEVPPSCCFSSEQTQCMEMQMQLLEGKTEKLKNPYKPSDLKRFIWVIGRLGGWKGYSSERKPGITTFWIGLKKFSDIFQGFMLFRDVSKP
- a CDS encoding S41 family peptidase, producing MGMLDGLPFAFWNSPFNTRKYVDSIFADVMSKAKVSTLIIDIRNNEGGDNTGNYILSYITRQKLGCDDPDHRCFRFLTVPDSLLLYLSTWDRSFKAPKDPTHFFINKLNLYEQKKDHDDCAYITPKEKVFKGKVYLLINAKNSSASYEMARNFKMNQLGTVVGETTGGIDKVLMEASSSF